The Ferrovibrio sp. MS7 sequence CATGGATGACAAGCAGCTTGTTTCGGTGGCGTATGATCTCACGGTGCGGTTATGGGATGTGGCCAGTGGCAAGGAGCTTGCCGCCATGACCGGCCATCAGGCGAGCGTGAATGCCGTCGCGGTTTCGCCGGATGGCAAAACCGCGCTGACCGGCAGCACGGATGGTACGATCAAGCGTTGGGATCTCGCCGCGCAGCGTGAAAGTGGCAGTCTGCCTGGCCATGGCGCGTTCATCACTTCGATCGCAATTTCGAAGGATGGCCGTTATGCGCTGTCGGGCGGCGGCGATCGGCTGATGCGGCTATGGGATTTAAACACCGGGCGCCAGATGAAGCAGTTTGCTGGCCATGAAAAGCCGGTCTGGTCTGTGGCGTTCACGCCCGATGGCAAACGCGCGGTGTCAGGCGGTTACGACACGGTGATCAAGGTTTGGTCGCTGGAGACCGGCGCGCTCATCAACAACTGAGCAACGCCAGTCTGGACGCGGCGAGCGATCAGTTCTGATGCGCTTCCGGGCTGACGCGGGCACCTTCGGTGCTGAAGGCGACATCGACCGATTTATTGACAGTATTCAGGATGAAGGCGGAACCGACCGCGATGACCAGGGCAGCGATCAGGCCGGCGACAAAGGCTTTCATGGGGCTTCCTCCAAACTGCTGATTTCACTGGATTATATATGAATTAATGGACAAAGGGAAAGGGTTTGGCTAGGGCGCCGTGGCCTGTTTCAGCCAGGCAATCAGGTCAACCCGGTCCTGCGCGATGGCCAGCCCGCCATACATCTTGTTGCCTGGCATGAAGTCCTGCGTCGCGGCCAGGTACGCATCCATCGTCTGCTCGGTCCAGACCACGGCCGATTTCTTCATGGCCTCGGAATAGCGGTAGTCAGGTAAGCTGCCGGCGCGGCGCCCGAACACGCCATGCAGGCGCGGGCCGACGATGTTGCGGCCTTTGGCGTCGAGCGTGTGGCAGGCGCGGCATTTGCCCCAGAGTTCCTCGCCGCGCTCAAGGCTTGGCGGCTCCAGTTGATCGGCATTCGCAGCTTGTGCCCGGGCATCGCCGGCGCACAAAAAAAGCGCTGGAAGCAACATCCAAATCGCAGTCCGCACCAAGGCCTCCGGCTGGTTTTCGTATTGTTGCAACACTATAATCAGAGACGTGTAGTTTACCATATTGTCGGGTGAAAACAGGCCATGCGGCTGGACGGAAAACGCGTCCTGGTGTGCAACTGCGAAGGCACGATGCCGCTGGATGGCAAGGCGCTGGCGCGTGCCTGCGGCGCTGCCGAGGGCGGTGACGTCGCCAGCCAGCTTTGCCGTGCCCAGATCAAGAATTTCCAGGCGGCATTGCAGGCCGGCGAACCGCTGGTGGTGGCCTGCACCCAGGAAAGCCCGCTGTTCGACGAGCAGCGCGAGGAACTGGGCAGCGATGTTCCGGTCACCTATGTCAATATCCGCGAAACCGCCGGTTGGTCGGCGGAGGCGCCGGCGGCAACGCCGAAGATCGCCGCGCTGATTGCCGCCGCCACGGTGCCGTCGCCGGTCCTGCCGGCTGTCACGATGAAATCCGAAGGCGTGGCCCTGGTCTATGGCCGCGACGAGCAGGCAATCGCCGTGGCGCGACAGCTCAGCGACCGGCTCGATGTCACCATCATGCTGGACCGGCCGAAGGATGTGTCACCGCCTGCGGTGATGGATTTGCCAATCGTGCAGGGTCGCATCGCAACGGCACGCGGTCATCTCGGTGCGTTCGATCTGGTGATCGACGATTACGCCTTGCCGCTACCTTCCTCGCGCCGCAGCCTGCAATTCGGGGCACCGCGCAATGGTGCCAAATCGCGCTGCGATATCATCATCGATCTCACTGGCAGTGCACCGCTGTTTTCCGCCCATGAAAAGCGCGATGGCTATTTCCGCCCGGACCCCAAGGATCCGGCCGCGGTTCAGCTTGCGCTGTTCGAGGCCGCAGACCTGATCGGCAGTTTTGAAAAGCCGATCTATGTCAATTTCCATGCCGAACTCTGCGCCCATAGCCGTTCGAAGAAAACCGGCTGCACACGCTGTCTCGATGTCTGCCCCACCGGGGCGATCACGCCGGCCGGCGACCATGTGGCCATCGATCCCTATATCTGCGGCGGCTGTGGCAATTGTGGCGCGGTCTGCCCGACCGGGGCCGCTGAATACAGCCTGCCACCGCCGGCCACGCTGACCGACCGCCTGCGCAGCCTGTTGCTGGCTTTTCGCGAAGCTGGCGGCAGCCAGGCCGTGATCCTGCTGCATGATGCCAAGCATGGTGCGCCGCTGATCGATGCGCTGGCGCGCTATGGCGATGGCCTGCCGGCCCGCGTGCTGCCTTTCGCCGTGCATGCGCTAGGCGAATGCAATGTGGCTTTCTTTGCGTCCGCCTTTGCCTATGGCGCCGCCGATCTGCGCATGCTGGCGCCGGCCAAGCGCAGCGACGATGTAGCCGGGCTGGGCCAGCAGCTGGCGCTGACCGAAAGCGTGCTGGTGGGCCTGGGCTATGAAGGCGGCCGCGTGGGCCTGATCGAGGCCGATGATCCGGACCGGCTGGCGGCGGCGCTTACCGCGCTGCCGCGCCGTGAAGGGCCAAGCGGTGCCAGCTATCTGCCGATGGGCCGCAACCGCGACCTGTCGCGCCTGGCCTTCCGGCATCTGCATGCGGTGGCGCCGCAGCCGGTGGATGCCGTGGTGCTGCCACCGGGCGCGCCGTTTGGCAGCCTGCAGGTCGATGCCGCGAATTGCACGCTTTGCCTGGCCTGTGTTTCCTCCTGCCCGACCGGTGCGCTGAGCGATGACCCGGAGCGTCCGCGCCTGACTTTCACCGAGGATGCCTGCGTGCAATGCGGCCTGTGCAAGGCGACCTGCCCTGAGAAGGTGATCGCGCTCGAGCCGCGGGTGAATTTCACTGCCCAGTCGGCCCAGCCGCGCCTGGTGAAGGAAGAGGAGCCGTTCCACTGCATTCGCTGCGCCAAGCCGTTCGGCACCAAATCCTCGATCGAGAAGGTGATCGCCAAGCTGGAAGGCAAGCACTGGATGTATGGCCAGAGCGCCGTTGCCGACCGCATGCGGATGTGCGCCGATTGCCGCGTGATCGTGCAGAGCGAAAGCAAGATCGATCCCTATGCCGGCGCACCACGCCCCGAAGTCCGCACCACGGATGATTACCTTGCCGAGCGCGCGGCAGCGGAATTCAAGGCTGCCGGCAAGAAGCCGTCATGAAGGCCGAGCGTGAAGCGTCTGGGATGAAGGTTCTGGGCATTTCCGGCTGGAGCGGCGCAGGCAAGACCACGCTGCTGGTGGAACTGATCCCGCTGCTTGTGGCCCAGGGCGTGAAGGTCTCGACCATCAAGCATGCGCATCACGAATTCGATGTCGACAAGCCCGGCAAGGATTCCTATCGTCATCGCGAGGCCGGTGCCAGCGAGGTCGTGATCAGCTCGGCCCGGCGCTATGCGATCATGCATGAATTGCGTGATGAGGCCGAGCCGACGCTGGAAGAGTTGCTTGCACGCCTTGGCCCGGTGGATCTGGTGCTGGTGGAAGGCTTCAAGAAATCCAGTCATGCCAAGATCGAGGTCTGGCGCGCTTCGGTTGGCAAGCCGATGCTGCAGACGGAGGATGCCACGATCATTGCGGTAGCCAGCGATGCCGCGATACCGGCTTTGCCGGTGCCGCAACTGGATGTGAATCGACCGCAGCAGGTGGTTGCGTTCATTCTCGCCTGGATGGCGGGCGGCGGCAGGCACGAGGTGCAGCGTGGCGCAGCTGAGTGACGACTGCTTTGCCCATGGCGGCACGTTGCTGCGGCTGGATGCCGCCTTGGCTGAACTCTCTTCCCGTCTGGTTCCGATTGCGCCGACTGAAGCCCTGCCATTGGCACTTTGCCATGGCCTCATCCTGGCCGAGCCTCTCGTAGCCAAGGTCGCGGTGCCGCCGCGCGATAATTCCGCCGTCGATGGGTATGCGGTCTATTACGATGATCTGTCGCGTGATGGCGAAACCCGCCTGCCGGTGATCGGCCGCTCTGCTGCGGGCCATCCGTTTCCCATGCCGCAGCCGCGTGGCACAGCGGTGCGGGTACTCACCGGTGCCCTGATGCCGCTGGGTGCAGGCAGCAATCACCCCGATACGGTGATGATGCAGGAGGATTGCCGGGTCGAGGGTGATGCGGTGGTGATTCAGCCCGGTATCAAGCGCGGCGCCAACTGCCGACTGGCGGGCGAGGATCTGGCGGCCGGGGAAACCGTGCTGCCTGCCGGTCGCATCCTGTCGGCGCAGGACCTGGCGCTGGCGGCTGCCAGCGGCCATGCCGTGCTGACGGTGCGGCGGCCGCTGCGCGTGGCCTTGGTGTCGACTGGCGATGAATTGCACGAAGCCGGTGGTCCGCTGCCTGATGGCGGTATTTACGATGCCAACCGCCCGATGCTGGCGGCTCTGCTCGCCGCTGCGGGCTGCAAGGTGAGTGATCTTGGCATTCAGCCGGATCGCCGCGATCACCTTACCGCCTTTTTCGCCGCTATGGCGCGCGACTATGATGCGGTGGTGACATCCGGCGGCGTTTCGACCGGCGAGGAAGATCATGTGAAGGCCGCCATCCAGGCGCAGGGCCGCCTGGATTTCTGGCGTCTGGCGATCAAGCCGGGGAGACCGGTGGCGCTGGGCATGATCGGGCATGTGCCTTTCTTCGGCCTGCCGGGCAATCCGGTGGCGGCAATGCTCACCTTCTGTTTCTTCGCACGGCCGCTGCTGCAACGCTTGAATGGCGCAACGCCGCTGCCGCCGCGCAGTTTCGCGGTCACGGCCGGGTTTTCCTACAGGAAGAAGGCGGATCGCCGCGAATGGGTGCGCGTCTCGCTGCAGGATGATGGCCGGGGCGGCTGGCGGGCCGAGAAATATCCCATTGATGGCGCAGGCGTGATCACCTCGCTGACGCGCACCGATGGCTTGATCGAGCTGCCGGAAGACCTGTTGCGCCTGGAACCGGGGGAGACTGCCCGCTTCTATCCGTATGAAGCGCTCGGGCTCTGACGCGTGACGGGGCCGGGGTTCCGGCCGGCCAGTAAACCTTAATAAACAAGTATTAATGAGCCCTGGCGGCAGCATTGCTGGTATTTTTGTAACAAAACACCAACCTTGGGATTACTCTACTTTCAGTCGCTGTTTTTTGTGCGAGGTCTCGCGGGGAGGGGCCGGTGTCGCCGCTGTCGGCCAGGGGCCAATCTTCGCACACAAGTTTGAGCATGAAGCGGCTGCCAGGCTGGGCAGGATAAACTGGGTGGAAAACAGGGGTGACGCATGTTCGGTCTATTCGCACGCAAGGACGAGGCATTCGCGGCTGCCAAATTCGAGGCGATCAACCGCTCCCAGGGCATGATCGAGTTCGGCCTCGATGGCACCATCCTGCAGGCCAATGAAAACTTCCTCGCCGCCATGGGCTATACGCTGTCGGAAGTGCAGGGCAAGCATCACAGCATTTTCGTCAGCCCGGAATACAAGGCGAGCGCCGAATATCGTGGCTTCTGGGAGAAGCTGCGGCGCGGCGAATATGATGCCGGGCAATATCTGCGGCTTGGCAAGGGCGGCCGCGAGGTCTGGATCCAGGCCAGCTACAATCCGATCTTTGACAAGAATGGCCAGCCGGTGCGGGTGGTGAAAATCGCCGCCGATATCACCGAGCAGAAGCAGCGCGCCGCCGATTTCGAGGGCCAGCTTGCGGCGATACGCAAGTCGCAGGGCATGATCAGCTTCACCCTGGATGGCATTGTGCTGGATGCCAATGAAGCGTTTCTCGCCGTGCTCGGCTACAGCCTGGATGAAGTGCGCGGCAAGCATCACCGCCTGTTTGTCGAGCCGGCTTATGCCGAGAGCCAGGCCTACCGGGACTTCTGGGCCAAGCTGCATCGCGGCGCCTACGATGCCGGGCAGTATCGCCGTGTTGGCAAGGGTGGCAGGGAGGTCTGGATCCAGGCTTCCTACAACCCGATCCTCGATGCCAGTGGCCGGCCCTACAAGGTGGTGAAATTCGCCACCGACATCACGGCACAGGTCCGGTCGGCGCAATTGATGCGCCAGGCGGTGGACAAGGTGATCGCCGCCGCGCGCGCCAACGACCTGACGCAGCGTATCGACATTGCCGAACTCAATGGCGATATCCGCGAGCTCTGCCAGGGCATCAATGAATTGCTCGATTCCACCAGCGAAGTGATCCGGGCGCTGAAAGCCGCATCGGAAGCCATTGCCGCATCCACGGATGAAATCTCCGTTGGCAGCAGCGACATGGCTTCGCGCACCGAGAGCCAGGCGGCCAGCATCGAGCAGACCGCCGCCGCGATGCACCAGATCACCGCAACCGTGCGGCAGAATGCCGATAATGCCCAGGCGGCAAACCAGCTCAGCCAGGCGGCGCGCGAAACCGGTGAGCGCGGCGGAGTCGTGGTGAATGATGCGGTGGCGGCGGTCAGTCGCATCGAGGATAGCGCGCGGCGGATTTCCGATATTGTCGGCCTGATCGACGAAATCGCCTTTCAGACCAACCTGCTGGCGCTCAATGCTTCCGTCGAAGCCGCACGGGCAGGGGAGGCGGGCAAAGGATTTGCTGTCGTGGCGCAGGAAGTGCGAGCCCTGGCGCAGCGTTCCGCCAGCGCCTCCAAGGATATCAAGGGGCTGATTTCGGAATCCAATGCTCAAGTGAAATCAGGTGCCGAGCTGGTTGGCCGCACCGGCACCGCGCTGCATGAAATCCTGTCGGCAATCAAGAAAGTGAGCGATATCGTGGCGGAGATCTCGGCTGCCAGCCGCGAGCAATCCACCGGCCTGGAGCAGGTCAACACCGCCGTCACCAGCATGGATGAACTGACCCAGCGCAATGGCGCACTGATCGAGGAGAGTGCCGCCTCCGCCCAGGCCCTGGCCGATCAGGCCGCCAAACTGGCCGCGCTGGTGCAGAGTTATCGCGTCTAGGCGCTGTCGCGGTCGAAGCGCGGCAGCAGCAGCGATTGCAGGATGCCGCGTTCGAGTGTGCTGCTGTTGATTGGCGTTGCGCTCGGTTGCAGATTCTCCACATCGCCTTCGGGCCAGACCTGCAGCGTCATCACCTGTGAAACACGATGGCCATCGATGGTCAGCGGCAGCATCAGTCGCCGGGTGCGGCCGTGGCGGCCCAGGTCCCAGCGGAACGAGCTTTCGGAATAGACCGGGCTGG is a genomic window containing:
- a CDS encoding c-type cytochrome; the protein is MQQYENQPEALVRTAIWMLLPALFLCAGDARAQAANADQLEPPSLERGEELWGKCRACHTLDAKGRNIVGPRLHGVFGRRAGSLPDYRYSEAMKKSAVVWTEQTMDAYLAATQDFMPGNKMYGGLAIAQDRVDLIAWLKQATAP
- a CDS encoding 4Fe-4S binding protein is translated as MRLDGKRVLVCNCEGTMPLDGKALARACGAAEGGDVASQLCRAQIKNFQAALQAGEPLVVACTQESPLFDEQREELGSDVPVTYVNIRETAGWSAEAPAATPKIAALIAAATVPSPVLPAVTMKSEGVALVYGRDEQAIAVARQLSDRLDVTIMLDRPKDVSPPAVMDLPIVQGRIATARGHLGAFDLVIDDYALPLPSSRRSLQFGAPRNGAKSRCDIIIDLTGSAPLFSAHEKRDGYFRPDPKDPAAVQLALFEAADLIGSFEKPIYVNFHAELCAHSRSKKTGCTRCLDVCPTGAITPAGDHVAIDPYICGGCGNCGAVCPTGAAEYSLPPPATLTDRLRSLLLAFREAGGSQAVILLHDAKHGAPLIDALARYGDGLPARVLPFAVHALGECNVAFFASAFAYGAADLRMLAPAKRSDDVAGLGQQLALTESVLVGLGYEGGRVGLIEADDPDRLAAALTALPRREGPSGASYLPMGRNRDLSRLAFRHLHAVAPQPVDAVVLPPGAPFGSLQVDAANCTLCLACVSSCPTGALSDDPERPRLTFTEDACVQCGLCKATCPEKVIALEPRVNFTAQSAQPRLVKEEEPFHCIRCAKPFGTKSSIEKVIAKLEGKHWMYGQSAVADRMRMCADCRVIVQSESKIDPYAGAPRPEVRTTDDYLAERAAAEFKAAGKKPS
- the mobB gene encoding molybdopterin-guanine dinucleotide biosynthesis protein B translates to MKVLGISGWSGAGKTTLLVELIPLLVAQGVKVSTIKHAHHEFDVDKPGKDSYRHREAGASEVVISSARRYAIMHELRDEAEPTLEELLARLGPVDLVLVEGFKKSSHAKIEVWRASVGKPMLQTEDATIIAVASDAAIPALPVPQLDVNRPQQVVAFILAWMAGGGRHEVQRGAAE
- a CDS encoding molybdopterin molybdotransferase MoeA produces the protein MAQLSDDCFAHGGTLLRLDAALAELSSRLVPIAPTEALPLALCHGLILAEPLVAKVAVPPRDNSAVDGYAVYYDDLSRDGETRLPVIGRSAAGHPFPMPQPRGTAVRVLTGALMPLGAGSNHPDTVMMQEDCRVEGDAVVIQPGIKRGANCRLAGEDLAAGETVLPAGRILSAQDLALAAASGHAVLTVRRPLRVALVSTGDELHEAGGPLPDGGIYDANRPMLAALLAAAGCKVSDLGIQPDRRDHLTAFFAAMARDYDAVVTSGGVSTGEEDHVKAAIQAQGRLDFWRLAIKPGRPVALGMIGHVPFFGLPGNPVAAMLTFCFFARPLLQRLNGATPLPPRSFAVTAGFSYRKKADRREWVRVSLQDDGRGGWRAEKYPIDGAGVITSLTRTDGLIELPEDLLRLEPGETARFYPYEALGL
- a CDS encoding methyl-accepting chemotaxis protein, whose translation is MFGLFARKDEAFAAAKFEAINRSQGMIEFGLDGTILQANENFLAAMGYTLSEVQGKHHSIFVSPEYKASAEYRGFWEKLRRGEYDAGQYLRLGKGGREVWIQASYNPIFDKNGQPVRVVKIAADITEQKQRAADFEGQLAAIRKSQGMISFTLDGIVLDANEAFLAVLGYSLDEVRGKHHRLFVEPAYAESQAYRDFWAKLHRGAYDAGQYRRVGKGGREVWIQASYNPILDASGRPYKVVKFATDITAQVRSAQLMRQAVDKVIAAARANDLTQRIDIAELNGDIRELCQGINELLDSTSEVIRALKAASEAIAASTDEISVGSSDMASRTESQAASIEQTAAAMHQITATVRQNADNAQAANQLSQAARETGERGGVVVNDAVAAVSRIEDSARRISDIVGLIDEIAFQTNLLALNASVEAARAGEAGKGFAVVAQEVRALAQRSASASKDIKGLISESNAQVKSGAELVGRTGTALHEILSAIKKVSDIVAEISAASREQSTGLEQVNTAVTSMDELTQRNGALIEESAASAQALADQAAKLAALVQSYRV